One Tursiops truncatus isolate mTurTru1 chromosome 3, mTurTru1.mat.Y, whole genome shotgun sequence DNA segment encodes these proteins:
- the PANK3 gene encoding pantothenate kinase 3, whose protein sequence is MDIGGTLVKLSYFEPIDITAEEEQEEVESLKSIRKYLTSNVAYGSTGIRDVHLELKDLTLFGRRGNLHFIRFPTQDLPTFIQMGRDKNFSTLHTVLCATGGGAYKFEKDFRTIGNLHLHKLDELDCLVKGLLYIDSVSFNGQAECYYFANASEPERCQKMPFNLDDPYPLLVVNIGSGVSILAVHSKDNYKRVTGTSLGGGTFLGLCSLLTGCESFEEALEMASKGDSTQADKLVRDIYGGDYERFGLPGWAVASSFGNMIYKEKRESVSKEDLARATLVTITNNIGSVARMCAVNEKINRVVFVGNFLRVNTLSMKLLAYALDYWSKGQLKALFLEHETMSVSVVLKASMVFRNM, encoded by the exons ATGGACATCGGGGGAACTCTGGTAAAGCTCTCATATTTTGAACCTATCGATATCACAGCagaggaagaacaagaagaagTTGAGAGCTTAAAAAGTATCCGGAAATATCTGACTTCTAACGTAGCCTATGGATCCACTGGTATTCGGGATGTACACCTTGAACTGAAAGATTTAACGCTTTTTGGCCGGAGAGGGAACTTGCACTTTATCAGATTTCCAACCCAGGACCTGCCTACTTTTATCCAAATGGGAAGAGATAAAAACTTCTCAACATTACACACGGTGCTATGTGCTACAGGAGGTGGTGCTTACAAGTTTGAAAAAGATTTTCGCACA ATTGGAAACCTCCACCTGCACAAACTGGATGAACTTGACTGCCTTGTAAAGGGCTTGCTGTATATAGATTCTGTCAGTTTCAATGGACAAGCAGAGTGCTATTATTTTGCTAATGCCTCAGAACCTGAGAGATGCCAAAAGATGCCTTTCAACCTGGATGATCCCTATCCACTTCTGGTAGTAAACATTGGTTCGGGAGTCAGTATTTTAGCAGTCCATTCCAAAGACAACTATAAACGAGTAACTGGGACAAG ccTTGGAGGGGGTACCTTTCTTGGTTTATGTAGTTTATTGACTGGCTGTGAAAGTTTTGAAGAGGCTCTTGAAATGGCATCCAAAGGTGACAGCACCCAAGCTGACAAGCTGGTCCGTGATATTTACGGAGGAGATTATGAAAGATTTGGTCTGCCTGGTTGGGCTGTAGCATCTAG tTTTGGGAATATGATTTATAAGGAGAAGCGAGAATCTGTTAGTAAAGAAGATCTAGCAAGAGCTACATTAGTTACTATCACCAATAACATTGGTTCTGTGGCACGAATGTGTGCTGTTAATGAG aaaataaacagagTTGTCTTTGTTGGAAACTTTTTACGTGTCAATACTCTCTCGATGAAACTTTTGGCATATGCACTGGATTATTGGTCAAAAGGTCAACTGAAAGCATTGTTTCTAGAGCATGAG ACAATGTCTGTTAGCGTTGTTCTAAAAGCTTCGATGGTGTTCCGTAATATGTGA